A genome region from Schaalia sp. 19OD2882 includes the following:
- a CDS encoding bifunctional N-acetylglucosamine-1-phosphate uridyltransferase/glucosamine-1-phosphate acetyltransferase gives MTRPAAVIVLAAGQGTRMKSALPKVVHPVAGLSMIGHALRAADALEPEHLVAVVRHERDTVVAEALRVVPRTFVADQDDVPGTGRAVLCALEALSAKVGPVGGTVVVTSGDVPMLSAGTLRALVETHEGAAHAVTVLTSITSDPTGYGRIVRDQDGQVIAIVEQKDATEAQRAITEVNAGVYAFDGEFLARTLAGVGTDNAQGEVYLTDVLAAAAPAGRTAGAVVLEDAWEAQGCNDRVQLAQLGAEFNRRICEKHMRAGVTIEDPSSTWIDVDVTIGADTVIRPATYLRGSTEIGARCEIGPGTTLDDVRVGDGAHLPAVWGAGAVVAGDTMGTPFSVLGESDRD, from the coding sequence ATGACCCGTCCAGCAGCAGTGATCGTCCTGGCAGCGGGGCAGGGCACCCGTATGAAGTCCGCCCTGCCGAAGGTCGTCCACCCGGTCGCCGGCCTGTCCATGATCGGTCACGCCCTGCGCGCCGCCGACGCCCTGGAACCCGAGCACCTGGTCGCAGTGGTGCGCCACGAGCGTGACACGGTGGTCGCCGAGGCCCTGCGAGTCGTGCCCCGCACATTCGTCGCCGACCAGGATGACGTGCCCGGCACCGGCCGCGCCGTCCTGTGTGCCCTGGAGGCGCTGTCCGCCAAGGTCGGGCCGGTCGGCGGAACAGTGGTCGTGACCTCCGGCGACGTCCCCATGCTCTCGGCCGGGACCCTGCGCGCCCTGGTCGAGACCCATGAGGGTGCCGCCCACGCGGTCACCGTCCTGACTTCCATCACCTCCGACCCGACCGGCTACGGCCGCATCGTGCGTGACCAGGACGGGCAGGTCATCGCCATCGTCGAGCAGAAGGACGCCACCGAGGCCCAGAGGGCCATCACCGAGGTCAACGCCGGCGTCTACGCCTTCGACGGCGAGTTCCTGGCCCGGACCCTGGCCGGGGTCGGCACCGACAATGCGCAAGGAGAGGTCTACCTCACCGATGTCCTGGCGGCAGCGGCTCCTGCCGGCCGTACCGCCGGTGCCGTGGTCCTCGAAGACGCGTGGGAGGCCCAGGGCTGCAACGACCGGGTGCAGCTGGCGCAGCTCGGAGCCGAATTCAACCGCCGAATCTGCGAGAAGCACATGCGTGCCGGCGTCACCATCGAGGACCCGTCCTCGACGTGGATCGACGTGGACGTGACCATCGGTGCCGACACGGTCATCCGTCCGGCCACCTACCTGCGTGGCTCCACCGAGATCGGCGCGCGCTGTGAGATCGGTCCCGGAACGACCCTGGATGACGTGCGCGTCGGTGATGGGGCTCACCTCCCGGCAGTGTGGGGTGCGGGGGCGGTCGTGGCAGGGGATACCATGGGAACGCCTTTCAGCGTCCTGGGTGAGTCCGACAGGGACTGA
- a CDS encoding ribose-phosphate diphosphokinase, which produces MTGLVTSGEKRLILVSGRAHLELADQVGEALGCGVSPTTAYDFASGEIYVRFAESMRGADVFVLQSHTVPINKWLMEQLLMIDAAKRASAKRITAVAPFYPYARQDKKHQGREPISARLVADMFKTAGADRVMSVDLHASQEQGFFDGPVDHLWAMPVLVDYVRTRVDLSNVVMVSPDAGRIRVAEKWSAKLGGCPLAFVHKTRDTTRPNVAVANRVVGEVAGKQCVLVDDMIDTAGTITEAVKVLYNAGAESVIVAATHGILSDPATRRLAECGATEVVVTDTLPITPQKRFPTLTILPIAPLLATAIREVFEDGSVTSLFDGVA; this is translated from the coding sequence ATGACCGGTCTGGTGACCAGCGGAGAGAAGCGTCTGATCCTCGTCTCGGGAAGGGCTCATCTCGAGCTGGCCGACCAGGTCGGTGAGGCACTGGGTTGCGGCGTCTCGCCCACCACCGCCTACGACTTCGCCAGCGGCGAGATCTACGTGCGTTTTGCCGAGTCCATGCGCGGCGCCGACGTCTTCGTCCTGCAGTCACACACCGTGCCCATCAACAAGTGGCTCATGGAACAGCTGCTCATGATCGACGCCGCCAAGCGTGCCTCCGCAAAGCGGATCACCGCAGTGGCCCCCTTCTACCCCTACGCCCGCCAGGACAAGAAGCACCAGGGACGTGAGCCCATCTCCGCCCGCCTGGTCGCAGACATGTTCAAGACCGCCGGCGCCGACCGTGTGATGAGCGTCGATCTGCACGCCTCCCAGGAACAGGGTTTCTTCGACGGCCCCGTCGACCACCTGTGGGCCATGCCGGTCCTGGTGGACTACGTGCGCACCCGCGTGGACCTGTCCAATGTCGTCATGGTCTCTCCCGACGCCGGACGCATTCGCGTGGCGGAGAAGTGGTCGGCGAAGTTGGGCGGCTGCCCGCTGGCATTCGTCCACAAGACGCGCGATACCACCCGTCCCAACGTGGCGGTGGCCAACCGTGTCGTCGGCGAGGTCGCCGGCAAGCAGTGCGTCCTGGTCGATGACATGATCGACACGGCCGGCACCATCACCGAAGCCGTGAAGGTCCTGTACAACGCGGGCGCCGAGTCCGTGATCGTGGCGGCCACCCACGGGATTCTCTCCGACCCCGCCACCCGTCGCTTGGCCGAATGCGGTGCCACCGAAGTGGTTGTGACCGACACGCTGCCGATCACCCCGCAGAAGCGTTTCCCGACGCTGACGATCCTGCCGATCGCGCCACTGCTGGCCACGGCCATCCGCGAAGTCTTCGAGGACGGATCCGTCACATCCCTGTTCGACGGAGTGGCCTGA
- a CDS encoding purine-nucleoside phosphorylase yields MSDSAALAADIDPLDLAADAARVVRERTGVPTHEVALVLGSGWSGAADLLGEVVATVPAHEVPGFRPPAVAGHVATIRSIRLAGCQAHALVLGARTHYYEGHGVRAVAHAVRTAAACGARTVVLTNGCGSVNPAWGPGQVVLLRDHINLTAASPLEGATFVDLTDLYSSRLRAIAHEVDPTLPEGVYAQFTGPHYETPAEVRMAGILGADLVGMSTALEAIAARHAGMEVLGMSLVTNLAAGVGQSALSHEEVLEAGRDNGERISKLLAAVVGRIISSR; encoded by the coding sequence ATGTCCGACTCTGCCGCCCTCGCCGCCGACATCGACCCCCTCGACCTTGCCGCCGACGCCGCCCGCGTCGTGCGCGAACGCACCGGAGTCCCCACCCACGAGGTCGCCCTCGTCCTCGGGTCCGGCTGGTCGGGTGCCGCCGACCTTCTGGGCGAGGTCGTCGCCACAGTGCCCGCACACGAGGTCCCCGGATTTCGCCCCCCTGCGGTCGCCGGTCACGTCGCCACTATTCGCAGCATCCGGCTGGCGGGCTGCCAGGCCCACGCGCTGGTCCTTGGCGCCCGTACCCACTACTACGAGGGGCACGGGGTCCGCGCTGTCGCCCACGCGGTGCGCACCGCCGCCGCCTGCGGGGCCCGCACCGTGGTCCTGACCAACGGCTGCGGCTCGGTGAACCCCGCATGGGGTCCCGGACAGGTCGTGCTGCTGCGCGACCACATCAACCTCACAGCGGCCTCGCCCCTGGAGGGCGCGACCTTCGTCGACTTGACGGACCTGTACTCCTCCCGCCTGCGCGCCATCGCCCACGAAGTTGACCCGACCCTGCCCGAAGGCGTGTACGCCCAGTTCACGGGCCCTCACTACGAGACCCCGGCCGAAGTCCGCATGGCCGGGATCCTCGGGGCGGACCTGGTGGGCATGTCGACCGCCCTGGAGGCGATCGCCGCCCGCCATGCCGGCATGGAAGTCCTGGGAATGTCGCTGGTGACGAACCTGGCGGCGGGCGTCGGCCAGTCGGCGCTCTCGCACGAGGAGGTCCTGGAGGCCGGGCGTGACAACGGCGAGAGGATCTCGAAGCTGCTGGCGGCCGTGGTCGGACGGATCATCTCCAGCCGATGA
- a CDS encoding TIGR00730 family Rossman fold protein: protein MSVEPTQTPAPRAGGNGSYRRGPVILRGEQIPSETSDTSLLRTQVGADWLHEDPWRVLRIQAEFIEGFGALAEVGPAISVFGSARTPQGDPDYEKAFQIGRMLVEEGYAVITGGGPGAMEAANRGAWEAGGTSVGLGIELPHEQGLNQWVNRGINFRYFFARKTMFVKYSRGFVVMPGGFGTMDELFEALTLVQTHKVDSFPIVLVGSHYWSGLVDWIRGTMTKAGTISPGDHALLQVVDDPQEAVRRVLAR, encoded by the coding sequence GTGAGCGTTGAACCCACCCAGACCCCCGCCCCGCGGGCGGGCGGCAATGGCAGCTACCGCAGGGGCCCTGTGATCCTGCGCGGAGAGCAGATCCCGTCGGAGACCTCCGACACTTCTTTGCTTCGTACCCAGGTGGGTGCGGACTGGCTGCACGAGGACCCGTGGAGGGTTTTGCGCATCCAGGCGGAGTTCATCGAAGGCTTCGGCGCTTTGGCCGAGGTCGGTCCGGCAATCTCGGTCTTCGGGTCGGCGCGCACCCCTCAGGGCGATCCCGACTACGAGAAGGCCTTTCAGATCGGGCGGATGCTGGTCGAGGAGGGCTACGCGGTCATCACGGGCGGTGGGCCCGGGGCGATGGAGGCCGCAAATCGTGGCGCGTGGGAGGCCGGCGGCACGTCGGTGGGCCTGGGCATCGAGTTGCCGCATGAGCAGGGACTCAACCAGTGGGTGAACCGCGGGATCAACTTCCGGTACTTCTTCGCCCGCAAGACGATGTTCGTCAAGTACTCGCGTGGATTCGTCGTCATGCCCGGCGGGTTCGGGACCATGGATGAGCTTTTCGAGGCGCTCACGCTGGTCCAGACCCACAAGGTCGACTCCTTCCCGATCGTCTTGGTCGGCTCGCACTACTGGAGCGGGCTGGTCGACTGGATCCGCGGGACCATGACGAAGGCGGGCACGATTTCGCCCGGCGACCATGCTCTGCTGCAGGTCGTTGACGACCCGCAGGAGGCTGTCAGGAGGGTCCTGGCTCGGTGA
- a CDS encoding DUF3117 domain-containing protein has protein sequence MAAMKPRTGDGPLEATKEGRGIVMRIPSEGGGRLVIELTPDEAKELSEALAAAV, from the coding sequence ATGGCAGCCATGAAGCCCAGGACCGGCGACGGACCGCTCGAGGCGACGAAGGAAGGGCGCGGCATCGTCATGCGCATCCCCAGCGAGGGCGGCGGTCGTCTGGTCATCGAGCTCACCCCTGACGAGGCGAAGGAACTCTCCGAGGCCCTTGCCGCCGCAGTCTGA
- a CDS encoding O-methyltransferase, whose amino-acid sequence MAADKAQSWVYSEDFVAESELITSAREIAVDLGAAPVSTGTGAALRMLAAVSGARAVLEIGTGAGVSGLWLLDGMPADGVLTTIDHEVEFQKHARRAYMAAGVSTQRTRLIAGRALDVLPRMAAGGYDMMVIDGDVMEAPDYVEHALRVVRPGGVIALVHALWHDQVADPARRDSETVVCRELIRFLRSSGRFVPTLLPVGDGLAVAIKR is encoded by the coding sequence ATGGCGGCGGACAAGGCTCAGTCGTGGGTGTACTCGGAGGACTTCGTTGCCGAGAGCGAGCTCATCACCTCAGCCCGTGAGATCGCTGTCGACTTGGGAGCCGCCCCCGTCTCCACAGGTACGGGTGCCGCGCTGCGGATGCTTGCGGCGGTTTCGGGTGCGCGCGCGGTCCTCGAGATCGGCACCGGCGCCGGCGTTTCCGGCCTGTGGCTTCTCGACGGCATGCCGGCCGACGGGGTGCTGACCACCATCGACCACGAGGTCGAGTTCCAGAAGCACGCCAGGCGGGCCTACATGGCTGCCGGGGTGTCGACCCAGCGCACACGTCTCATTGCAGGTCGCGCGCTGGACGTGCTGCCGCGGATGGCGGCCGGCGGCTACGACATGATGGTCATTGACGGCGATGTCATGGAGGCGCCGGACTACGTGGAACACGCGTTGCGTGTGGTGCGCCCGGGAGGAGTCATCGCCCTGGTCCACGCTCTGTGGCACGACCAAGTGGCCGATCCGGCGCGCAGGGACTCCGAGACTGTCGTGTGTCGTGAGCTCATCCGCTTCCTGCGTTCGTCAGGAAGGTTCGTCCCGACCCTGCTTCCCGTGGGCGACGGCTTGGCGGTCGCCATCAAACGCTGA
- a CDS encoding Mrp/NBP35 family ATP-binding protein has translation MSVSEKLVLDALSTVQDPEIHRPITDLDMVDGVRIDGGAVHVKILLTTAGCPLRNTIQASVQQAVGAVEGVESVHVEMGAMDDAQRKALRKKLNGGRPEREIPFAQPHSLTRVIAVTSGKGGVGKSSMTANLAAALAAQGLKVGVMDADIYGFSIPRMLGTTHDPQVVDGMIIPPIGAGGVKVVSIGMFVPDGQAVIWRGPMLHRALQQFLADVYWGDLDVLLIDMPPGTGDVAISIAQLLPNAQILVVTTPQVAAAEVAERAGSIASQTHQRVIGVVENMSYLPQPDGSRLEIFGAGGGESVSRRLTAHLGYEVPLLAQVPLDIALREGGDRGEPVSVSEGPAAEVLSGLAKTLGQSARGLVGRPLGVSPVQN, from the coding sequence ATGTCTGTCTCCGAGAAGCTCGTCCTCGACGCCCTGTCCACCGTCCAGGACCCCGAGATCCACCGCCCCATCACCGACCTGGACATGGTCGACGGGGTTCGCATCGACGGAGGCGCCGTCCACGTCAAGATCCTGCTGACCACCGCCGGATGCCCGCTTCGCAACACGATCCAGGCTTCCGTCCAGCAGGCGGTGGGCGCCGTCGAGGGCGTGGAGTCCGTGCACGTCGAGATGGGGGCCATGGACGACGCCCAACGCAAGGCCCTGCGCAAGAAGCTCAACGGCGGGCGCCCCGAACGGGAGATCCCCTTCGCCCAACCCCACTCCCTCACGCGCGTCATTGCGGTGACCTCGGGAAAGGGCGGGGTCGGCAAGTCGTCGATGACGGCGAACCTGGCGGCGGCCCTGGCCGCCCAGGGCCTGAAGGTCGGTGTCATGGACGCCGACATCTACGGCTTCTCCATCCCCCGCATGCTCGGCACCACCCACGACCCGCAGGTCGTCGACGGCATGATCATCCCGCCGATCGGCGCAGGCGGCGTCAAGGTCGTCTCCATCGGCATGTTCGTCCCCGACGGCCAGGCCGTCATCTGGCGCGGGCCGATGCTTCACCGCGCCCTGCAGCAGTTCCTGGCCGACGTCTACTGGGGCGACCTGGACGTGCTGCTCATCGACATGCCCCCGGGCACGGGTGACGTGGCCATCTCCATCGCACAGTTGCTGCCCAACGCGCAGATCCTTGTCGTGACGACCCCGCAGGTCGCGGCCGCCGAAGTGGCCGAACGCGCCGGCTCGATCGCCAGTCAGACCCATCAGAGGGTCATCGGCGTGGTCGAGAACATGTCCTACCTGCCGCAGCCGGACGGCTCCCGCCTGGAGATCTTCGGCGCCGGCGGCGGCGAGTCGGTGTCCCGGCGTCTGACCGCCCATCTGGGCTACGAGGTGCCGTTGCTCGCCCAAGTGCCCCTGGACATCGCCCTTCGCGAAGGCGGGGACCGGGGCGAACCGGTGTCCGTTTCCGAAGGGCCTGCGGCCGAAGTCCTCTCGGGTCTGGCGAAGACCTTGGGGCAGTCGGCGCGCGGCCTCGTGGGGCGCCCTCTCGGCGTCTCACCGGTCCAAAACTGA
- a CDS encoding DUF1003 domain-containing protein has product MAERLDTPRERSSGLRLPFPRFSQEGFGRFAEATARFMGSPAFILYMTIFVIVWITANVILVAVAHSYAWDPYPFILLNLAFSTQASYSAPLILLAQNRQDDRDRVQAEQDRQRAERNLTDTEYLTREIAGLRLALQDMATRDFVRSELRGLLEDMREEIATQSASADDCEGEDAPGHEGEDAGHDQSVFEPSADAKS; this is encoded by the coding sequence ATGGCTGAGCGTCTGGACACTCCCCGCGAGCGCAGCAGCGGCCTGCGTCTGCCCTTCCCCCGCTTCTCCCAGGAGGGTTTCGGACGCTTCGCGGAGGCCACCGCGCGTTTCATGGGCTCGCCCGCCTTCATCCTGTACATGACGATCTTCGTCATCGTGTGGATCACGGCCAATGTCATTCTGGTCGCCGTCGCGCACTCCTACGCGTGGGACCCCTACCCTTTCATCCTGTTGAACCTCGCCTTCTCGACCCAGGCGTCCTACTCGGCGCCCCTCATCCTGCTGGCCCAGAACCGTCAGGACGACCGTGACCGGGTCCAGGCCGAGCAGGATCGCCAGCGCGCCGAACGCAACCTGACCGACACCGAGTACCTCACGCGTGAGATCGCCGGCCTGCGCCTGGCCTTGCAGGACATGGCCACCCGCGACTTCGTGCGTTCCGAGTTGCGCGGGCTGCTGGAGGACATGCGTGAGGAGATCGCCACCCAGTCCGCTTCTGCGGACGATTGCGAGGGCGAGGATGCGCCCGGGCACGAGGGCGAGGACGCCGGCCACGATCAGTCGGTCTTTGAACCCTCCGCCGACGCCAAGTCCTGA
- a CDS encoding CBS domain-containing protein, producing MSSAPKSVATTGRRVFIGKLAGTGVFDPLGDRVGKIHDVVVAFRLSTVANVIGFVVEVGPRKRIFLPLTRVTAIEPGSVITTGLLNMRTFTQRPIETLVLTELFDRVVHLNDGSGQVRVLDVAMEQRRPRDWVIQTLHVQRVRTSSLGFLRGGETLTVGLAEVTGLLKADSNQAATALLLQMEDMKPADLADFIHDLPLDRQIAVARSLSDSRLADALEELPEDDRVAIVSRLEAGRAADVLDVMQPDDAADLVAELPQEHAQKLLGLMEPEEAADVRRLLAYADSTAGGLMTTEPVILPPDATVAQMLASVRREDISVALASAAFVTRPPSETPTGKYLGMVHIQRALREPPQTLLGTIVDTDIEKVAPDTHVATVVRLLATYNLTVLPVVDQDGHLVGAVSADDVLDELLPDDWRNLEDEDTDRIMARSIYG from the coding sequence GTGAGCAGTGCACCAAAGAGCGTGGCGACGACCGGGCGGCGAGTATTCATCGGCAAGCTCGCCGGCACCGGTGTCTTCGACCCGCTCGGGGACCGCGTCGGCAAGATCCACGACGTCGTCGTCGCCTTCCGCCTGTCGACGGTGGCCAATGTCATCGGATTCGTCGTCGAGGTCGGGCCCCGCAAACGCATCTTCCTGCCGCTGACCCGCGTCACCGCAATCGAGCCCGGATCGGTCATCACCACCGGCCTGCTCAACATGCGCACCTTCACCCAGCGTCCGATCGAGACCCTGGTGTTGACCGAACTCTTCGACCGGGTCGTCCACCTCAACGACGGGTCCGGGCAGGTGCGTGTCCTCGACGTCGCGATGGAGCAGCGGCGCCCTCGTGACTGGGTGATCCAGACCCTGCACGTCCAGCGGGTGCGCACCTCCTCCCTCGGTTTCCTGCGCGGAGGCGAGACCCTGACGGTCGGCCTGGCGGAGGTCACCGGTCTGCTGAAAGCCGATTCCAACCAGGCCGCCACCGCATTGCTGCTCCAGATGGAGGACATGAAGCCCGCCGACCTGGCCGACTTCATCCACGACCTGCCCCTTGACCGCCAGATCGCCGTGGCCCGTTCCCTGAGCGACTCGCGCCTCGCCGACGCCCTGGAGGAGCTGCCCGAGGACGACCGGGTCGCCATCGTCTCGCGCCTGGAGGCCGGACGCGCCGCAGACGTCCTGGACGTCATGCAACCGGACGACGCCGCCGACCTCGTCGCCGAACTGCCACAGGAGCACGCGCAGAAACTCCTCGGACTCATGGAACCCGAAGAGGCCGCCGACGTGCGACGGCTCCTGGCTTACGCCGACTCCACCGCCGGTGGCCTCATGACCACCGAGCCCGTCATCCTGCCCCCTGACGCCACTGTCGCCCAGATGCTCGCCTCCGTGCGCCGCGAGGACATTTCCGTGGCACTGGCCTCGGCGGCCTTCGTCACGCGACCGCCTTCGGAGACCCCCACCGGCAAGTACTTGGGGATGGTCCACATCCAACGCGCCCTGCGCGAGCCCCCGCAGACGCTTCTGGGCACCATCGTCGACACCGACATCGAGAAGGTGGCCCCCGACACCCACGTGGCCACGGTGGTGCGACTGCTGGCCACCTACAACCTCACGGTCCTTCCCGTCGTCGACCAGGACGGGCACTTGGTCGGGGCGGTCTCGGCCGACGACGTCCTGGACGAGCTGCTGCCCGACGACTGGCGCAACCTCGAGGACGAGGACACCGACCGCATCATGGCCAGGAGCATCTATGGCTGA
- a CDS encoding general stress protein: MARRTSGPAHRSPELPTGVEVASYRTYRDAQAAVDHLSDSFFDVKAITIVGTDLHMVERVTGRLTMSRAALGGASPGALWGGLLGLMLSFGVQGQSATLWMLVGMVAGALGGIALAALGYAATGGERDFVSQSQVVASRYAVLASADVDQAFQLLQGTRGNQMRLVPKRVRPEPSGPTEYGSRPDEQPRFGVRVQQSQQAPSGQSGPSASGQGGAEPSTPDNS; this comes from the coding sequence GTGGCACGTCGCACCTCAGGACCCGCCCACAGGAGCCCGGAACTGCCCACGGGAGTCGAGGTCGCGTCCTACCGCACCTACCGCGATGCGCAGGCGGCGGTCGACCACCTGTCGGACTCGTTCTTCGACGTCAAGGCGATCACCATCGTCGGCACCGACCTGCACATGGTCGAAAGGGTGACTGGACGCCTGACGATGAGTCGCGCCGCCTTGGGCGGGGCCAGCCCCGGCGCCCTGTGGGGCGGCCTGCTGGGCCTCATGCTCTCCTTCGGCGTGCAGGGCCAGTCGGCCACACTGTGGATGCTGGTCGGAATGGTGGCGGGCGCGCTGGGCGGGATCGCTCTGGCGGCGCTCGGCTACGCGGCAACGGGTGGCGAGAGGGACTTCGTCTCCCAGTCGCAGGTCGTCGCCTCCAGGTACGCGGTGCTGGCCTCAGCCGACGTCGACCAGGCTTTCCAGCTGCTCCAGGGCACTCGGGGCAACCAGATGCGCCTGGTGCCCAAGAGGGTGCGTCCGGAGCCCTCCGGCCCCACCGAGTACGGGTCGCGTCCGGACGAGCAGCCGCGTTTCGGCGTCCGCGTCCAGCAGAGCCAGCAGGCTCCGAGCGGGCAGAGCGGCCCGTCCGCTTCGGGCCAGGGCGGCGCAGAGCCCTCGACCCCGGACAACTCCTGA
- a CDS encoding aminopeptidase P family protein — translation MTDQPTQPDAQVPSDQPQPISDRGSNRSRRPESDAFRTFMASAWGPRPDTLPEREEVADFLPRRHAAAGALFEGERLVIPAGTYKVRSNDTDYRFRAHSAFAHLSGLGGEKEPDTVLVLEPRSDEDASPTGHEAVLYFKPRASRTSREFYADSRYGEFWVGARPSLEEVSTATGLRTAHIDTLRDALAKDAGQVRLRVVRGVDTAVQTMVDEVRIQAGLPAGEDARADDEKLEEHLSEIRLCKDAWEIAQLRKAVDVTRAGFDDIIRALPRAVGHHRGERVIEGAFGAVAREEGNGLGYDTIAASGDHANTLHWIDNDGEVREGDLVLVDAGVEVDSLYTADITRTLPVNGTFTEVQARVYQAVLDACEAALARANEPGCRFRDINDAAMKLIATRLEEWGLLPVSAEESLAPEGQQHRRWMPHGTSHHLGLDVHDCAQARAEMYMDALLEPGMCFTIEPGLYFRADDMLLPEELRGMGVRIEDDCVVNQDGSVTRISEDIPRTIADVEAWIAQVQQR, via the coding sequence ATGACAGATCAGCCGACGCAGCCAGACGCGCAAGTCCCTTCAGACCAGCCCCAACCGATCTCCGACCGCGGTTCGAACCGCAGCCGCAGGCCCGAATCCGACGCCTTCCGCACCTTCATGGCCTCAGCGTGGGGGCCGCGCCCCGACACCCTTCCCGAGCGTGAGGAGGTCGCCGACTTCCTGCCGCGACGCCACGCCGCCGCAGGCGCCCTCTTCGAAGGCGAACGCCTGGTGATTCCGGCCGGCACCTACAAGGTGCGCAGCAACGACACCGACTACCGCTTCCGCGCCCACTCGGCCTTCGCCCACCTGTCGGGCCTGGGCGGCGAGAAGGAGCCGGACACGGTCCTGGTCCTGGAGCCCCGCAGCGACGAGGACGCCTCCCCGACCGGCCACGAGGCGGTCCTCTACTTCAAGCCGCGCGCCTCACGCACCTCCCGCGAGTTCTACGCCGACTCCCGCTACGGCGAATTCTGGGTGGGGGCGCGCCCCAGCCTGGAAGAGGTCTCCACCGCCACGGGGCTGCGCACCGCGCACATCGACACGCTGCGCGACGCCCTGGCCAAGGACGCCGGCCAGGTGCGCCTGCGCGTCGTGCGGGGCGTGGACACTGCGGTCCAGACCATGGTCGACGAGGTCCGCATCCAGGCGGGCCTGCCCGCCGGTGAGGACGCGCGCGCCGACGACGAGAAGTTGGAGGAGCACCTCTCCGAGATCCGCCTGTGCAAGGACGCGTGGGAGATCGCTCAGCTGCGCAAGGCAGTCGACGTCACCCGCGCCGGATTCGACGACATCATCCGGGCCCTGCCCAGGGCGGTTGGCCACCACCGCGGCGAGCGCGTCATCGAAGGAGCCTTCGGTGCCGTGGCCCGCGAGGAGGGCAACGGCCTGGGCTACGACACCATTGCCGCCTCCGGCGATCACGCGAACACGCTGCACTGGATCGACAATGACGGTGAGGTGCGCGAAGGCGACCTGGTCCTGGTCGACGCCGGCGTCGAGGTCGACTCCCTGTACACCGCGGACATCACCCGGACCCTGCCGGTCAACGGCACCTTCACCGAGGTACAGGCCCGCGTCTACCAGGCGGTCCTGGACGCGTGCGAGGCTGCCCTGGCCCGCGCCAATGAGCCGGGCTGCCGCTTCCGCGACATCAACGACGCCGCCATGAAGCTGATCGCCACACGACTGGAGGAATGGGGGCTGCTTCCGGTCAGTGCCGAGGAGTCCCTCGCACCCGAGGGCCAGCAGCACCGCAGGTGGATGCCGCACGGCACCAGCCACCACCTGGGTCTTGACGTGCACGACTGTGCTCAGGCCCGCGCTGAGATGTACATGGATGCCCTGTTGGAGCCGGGCATGTGCTTCACCATCGAGCCGGGCCTGTACTTCCGGGCCGACGACATGCTGCTGCCCGAGGAATTGCGCGGCATGGGCGTGCGCATCGAAGACGACTGCGTGGTCAACCAGGACGGCTCCGTCACACGCATCTCCGAGGACATTCCGCGCACGATCGCCGACGTCGAGGCGTGGATCGCCCAGGTCCAGCAGCGCTGA
- a CDS encoding GrpB family protein, which yields MKCLEDMTLEELWQLFPIELVPPRPDWDERYVQEAFALTSVLPEGVVLHHIGSTAIPGIWSKPIVDILAEVRSGAFDEAEEALLASGWLLMNREARRLHFNKGYTPAGFAPRVFHLHVVTPGDTPELTFRDRMRAHPEEAKAYEALKLSLWKRFEHNRDGYTDAKTDFIQSALVAEEIRDASPGKD from the coding sequence GTGAAGTGCCTGGAGGACATGACACTGGAGGAACTGTGGCAACTCTTCCCCATCGAATTGGTGCCCCCGCGCCCCGACTGGGACGAACGCTATGTGCAGGAGGCATTCGCCTTGACGTCCGTGCTGCCGGAGGGCGTGGTCCTGCACCACATCGGGTCCACGGCGATTCCCGGGATCTGGTCCAAACCGATTGTCGACATCCTGGCGGAGGTCCGCTCCGGCGCCTTCGACGAGGCCGAGGAGGCACTCCTGGCATCAGGTTGGCTGCTCATGAATCGGGAGGCGCGCCGGCTGCACTTCAACAAGGGGTACACGCCCGCAGGGTTCGCGCCCCGGGTCTTCCACCTGCATGTCGTCACGCCGGGAGACACCCCTGAGCTGACCTTCCGCGATCGGATGCGGGCCCATCCGGAGGAGGCCAAGGCCTACGAGGCCCTCAAACTGTCCCTGTGGAAGCGCTTCGAGCACAACCGGGACGGCTACACGGACGCAAAGACGGACTTCATCCAGAGCGCCCTCGTGGCCGAGGAGATCAGGGACGCATCCCCGGGGAAGGATTGA